gtccatcaacaacttaaaaaacaaaaaaaagttgctgaggctgactttgaacctgcaatcctcctgcctcagtctcctgagctgctggcattttAGGAATGTGCCACTGCTCCACCTAAAGGTGACCATTCTCAAAGGGACTGTTCTTAAAGGTCTGTGGTTGCTCTTCACCTTCAGAATGGAAAGGAGAACAATCCCTTGGATTGAGTGGATGCTTCTGCAGAATGGGTGTGTATGGAAGGAGAGGGGCCCAAGAAAACAAGtgtggtatcttttttttttttttttttcttggtggcaatgctggggatctaaaccaaggcctcatgcatggtaggcaagtgtctaccactgagttaaccCCCAACCCTGTGTTGAATGATTGTTGTAAACCCATGGAATAGGCAGGACACCTCAGTTCTTCAGATTTGTTGATTGGGCTTTCTGTCATGGCATCAACCGGCTGTTGAGATCTGAATCCTTGTCTGCATGCGGCTTCCCTCCTGAATGGCAGACCCAGGTCCTGAGACTGGCACCAGAAAGTACCATGGTGGGAGAAGGCTCCAGTACTGACTTGAGACACGAAGACTAGCTGGTTAGGCCTTGAAAACATCACTGCATGTCTCAAAGGATCCTGATTGCCATTATTTATTCTGTCACTATCCCAAAACTCAGTTTCCCCTTATTCCCTGATGGTGTTAAATGCTCTCTATTTGCCCTTATTGGATGTTCTCCATGATGCCCTTGACCTGGGACATTACCTCcacagggaagagagaaaataagaatccAGTGATCACCTAAGTTTGTCGTATCCACCTTCCCAACTCCAGACTGACCTGGAACTGATCCAGCCTCACTAGACAACCATTGTAAACAAATGACTCATGGTACCTGATAGGGAGGACCTTGTAAGGGAAACAACAGGAGCCCTAAATGAAACAGCACTTGGTGGGCTTGACTTATGTGCCAGGCATAGAGTAAGGTTAGCTCTCAGTCTTGGAGATGGGTGATGGTAAAGAAACAAATTCAGTCCAAATGTGGTGgcgcacaactgtaatcccagaggcttgggaggccaaggcaagaggatcatgagttcaaagccagcctcagcaaaaagtgaggcactaagcaactcagtgagactctgtctctaaataaattacaaaatagggctggggatgtggctcagtgatcaagtgcctgagttcaatccacagtacaacccccaccaaaaaaaaaaaaaaaagattctgaaagATGAAGTAGCTTCTCCAGATTAAGCATAAAACTGGAATACAAAATCTGGTCTAAGTAAAGCCTGCTTGCTCTTTCCTTTACAGTGCCATTCTATGGTCTCTGGCTGTTTGTCCTTTGGAAGGACTTAATGTGTAGAAATGGGAGGTCTCAAATGTCAAAGGCCTGTCCTGGGGCACTTTGGAAGATAGAAAATCTTGCATCTTACTTAGCTTCTGTCTTTAGGGCTTTGTGCAGTCAGGTTGAGAGGGGCTACTCAGACAGGCGAGAACCATATAAGGCGAGGGTGCCAAGGACTGCTGCAGGActtgggaagagaaggaaaggggagggaggaaatgggACCTGAAGCATTCATGCCCTTTAGCTAAAGAGCTTAGGAAAGGGTGGCCCGAAGGACAACAGCACAAGCAAATGCTGTGAGATAGGGCACTACAGGTCTTTGTCAGGGGCCTGGAGTGTTGGGAAGGGTTTGGGGTCTGGAGGAGTTGGAAGCAGGAGGGTGGTGCATGGGCAGTGGAGTCTTGTCCTGTCCACGTGTGGCTGTTGAGTTTGTTGAGCTCTTGCTTACCCCACCTCTGCTTTGCCACTTTCtgacttttccttcctttatcaCTCTGGCTTTTACTCTCATCTGAAACAAGTGCCAGGAGAAGGGACTGGCTACTGAATATATGTGTGACAACTCTTTCCTCAGATGTGGATCTAGTTAGGCTTCCCAGGTGGATGGTGTTAGACACCATCAGGGTACGTGGTCTCACCTGCCTCTGCTCCTTGGTGAAAAAAGCTGTGCACCCAGGACAAGTTACTGAGCTttgctgggcctcagtttccctgtctggaCAAGGGGAATAGGAGGGCAATATCATTGACTGGGATTGCtagaattaaaaagaaccaaggaATGTATCCAAGTCAGACTGCAAAGGGTCTGTGGCCTGGCAGACAGGGACACATTGCCTAATCCATAAGTGCCTCATTTCCTGAGAGATGGCTAAGGACAGATTGGGGTCTAGAGTAGCCTTTGGGGGCACTTAAAACCTAAAAGATAGAAACCAGAGGAAAAAGGTTGAGTGGCCCAGAGGGAAGACTGGAAACAAGACTCTGAGCTGGAAATAAGGAAAAGATTCCCTGTGCTCACTCCCTCCCCTACCCCAAGCAGGAAACTTTGTGCTGAGAACTTGCTATTTAAGGGGCCTCTGGGGAGGTCTGGCCAGAAAGGAGCCATTTGAGGGAGGGTTTAAAATTAGTCTGGGCAAAATGGGTGGCCTCTAGGGAGAACTGAGGCAGAGGCTTCTGAGGGGCTGCTCTGACTCTGGGGCCTTGACCCACCCCAGCGCACCCTCCTggtgaggagggagaagagaagagaactgATTAGGTCCACCCTGCAAGGCAGCTTCAGGGCATAGTGTAGCATAGGATTTAGTTCCACGTACATACATCTTTGCCTCTCAGACTAAATAGAACCTCTCAACTGGAGTATCTTTAGGaaaaacagatatatatatttttctatgtgcaTTTTTGAGGGGTGTGGTACTATACCTTCTGCAGATTCTCAGAGGAGCGGGACCTTGATCTGCAAAGAGTTTGTACACTTTGTAAACAGCGCGTTTCTCCTTGCCTCTCTTGGTCACAGTCTGCGCAGAGGTGTTCAGCAAGTGCTTGCTGAATGACACCTGCTGAATAAACCTAGAGAAGGGAAGGTGTGTGGAAAGGGCTTTGAAAAATTCAAAGCTATGAAACTGAGTGTAAATATGCCTccgtgggctggggagatagctcagtcggtagagtgcttgccttgcaagcacaaggccctgggttcgattcccagcaccgcaaaaaaaaaaaaaaatatatgcctCCGTATCCAAAGGAGGCCCAGGAAATACTGAATTCCTCCTTAAGCTCTAGAAGGATTCTAGTTTCCTGCTTGAAGGAAGAGCCACCATTCCTGTCCTTCCTGTCCAGCCTGGCCCTGACCACTGTGGTCTCTGTCCTTAGGTTCGGACATTGTTTGTCAGTGGCCTCCCTGTGGACATTAAACCCAGAGAACTCTACCTGCTCTTCCGTCCATTCAAGGTGAGTCAGGACCCAGCCACCCCCAAGGTAGAGCCCAGGACTAGGGAGAAGCAACAGGAATGAATCTCTGAACTGGGTTGAGTACAGGAAGGTAGATTGGCAGCTGTGGTCCCAGACCTGGTTCTGTCTGGTTCTGCTAATGCACTTCTCTTACTTGCTTAGCTCTTTggagcttctgtttcctcatctgtaaaatggagacataAAGAATCTTAGTAGGCTTTGCTATGTAAGGAATCTTAAGATTTGGTGTAGACTTTTCCATTTGCAGATGAGAGAGCTTAAAAGGTAAGATCTATGCTTTCGGATTACAAGTTATTGGAGCGCGCAGCAGTTTATGCATGAAATGATGAATGCCACCCCATATTAGACCATGTGATTCAGCACAAGGGCCGTGGGAACTTGACAGTGGTGGAGGTTAGAGCGGGTTGGCTTTTGGGGGAGAAGGGTGTGAGAATGAttcctgggtcactggggaaaGGTGGGGCTGAGTGGGAAGTGCTGGGTTAGTGCAACAGAGGCTTTTCACCTTCCCCGGTAATGGCCACCTCTCTCTACAGGGGTATGAAGGGTCCCTGATCAAGCTCACCTCGAGACAGGTAATTTCCCCTGCCCCCaggtttttcttccttctggcCCATACTGACTGCTGAGCTTATAACTGAGGTCTGGTGCCTTTCCCCTAACATGGAAGCATCTCACCATGGAGATGCACTCTCTGCCATCCATTTCTGTCCTTGGCTGACTAAAGGACAACCTCCAAAGGTCCCTCCTCCTCTTCACCAACTAGTTGGGCCCAATCAGCTCCTGGCCTTCTGTGATTGACTGTGGGATTTGGGAACCACTGCCTGGGCCCCGTGGTTGAGGTTAGTAGAGAGGATAGCTGAGTTCTGACCCCTGGTGCAGGAGGCCAGGGTCCTGAACCTTCAGGGGCCATTTAGGTTCTGGACTGATCCTTAGCAAAATGAAGTTGGAGTAGTTGTCAATATTATCTACATGGGTTTAAACAAGCTCTTACTGAAGGGTGATTTTTAATGCAGTAAAATAAACCTCAGTTTGCATCATTTCCCATGATGTCGGACCACAGAGGGAGACTCGACTTTGAATGCATGTGGATCTTCCATCTGCACCTTAGGAGAGGGTATGGCAAgggttttttttctcctctgttctctTATCAGCAGAACAAGTACTGTTTCCAGTTAGGTGATGGCCCTTTCTTActtggcagtgctgaggatcaaacccaaggtcctAGTACATACTAGGctagagctctaccactgagctacactggcAGCCCAGTAGTCTTTTTCGGTTTGTTTTAGATGGGGTAAGTGGAATACTGGGAGAGATGTgagggtattttctcttttttcctactaGCCTGTTGGTTTTGTGATCTTTGACAGCCGGGCAGGAGCAGAAGCCGCCAAGAATGCATTGAACGTGAGTAGGCGGAGAGTAGGCCTTTCTGTGGTAGGCAGTGAGTGTCCCTGTTCTATCCTTTGCAAACCTTCCCCCATTTCACATCCAAGAAAAGGGTCCATAGGTGGACTTCATTTTCTGCCCATCTCAGGACAAAGTCCTTGATTCCCTGTTTTTGACAAATATCATTACTCACAAGGTCTAAGCCGCATTCCTCTACCATAGCCCCATGTGCATGAGTCTTGTAGGCGAGCTTTGTTCTGGGGCCCTCTGTATCCACTGCAGTTGATAGTGTGGATCCTATAGAGtaagtctttcttcctttccttcctgtgtAGGGTATTCGCTTTGATCCTGAGAACCCGCAAACCCTGAGGCTAGAGTTTGCCAAAGCCAACACCAAGATGGCCAAGAGCAAGCTAATGGCGACACCAAATCCCACCAATGTTCACCCTGCCCTAGGAGCACATTTCATCGCCCGGGATCCCTGTGAGTGGTACTCTGAGCTGCCTTCTTTGCCCCTTTGCTTGACCAGAGCTGGTAGGTCCTACTGGAGTTGCATGCAGAGCAGATATTCAGATTCTTGTTGAAGGAATCAGTCCTGTCTTCCTCTTTCCAGGGGGCTTCTTGTATCCAGAGTCACCTTTGAGacttcttccttctctgtggCCTTTGCTAAACCTCAGAGGGACTGAGCGCCTGAGCGCTCAGGGTTGTCCCACTTCTTGAAGTCTTCTCTGATTTCTCTTATTTGAGATGGATTGAGGCCTGTGTGAGAACTTACTGCTGCAATCAGGGTGCTTACCATGCTAGGCCAAATTCACATGACTTCTTTGTCTAGTCTTGGGGTCCTCGGTGGGGGAAGTTTGGCATTGGGGTGGAGGTTATGGCTCAATCATAGTGCTGGGTCCCCTTCTCTGTTTGGAAGGGGTTAGTAGGAGGGAAGACCAGTGTTCTGACGATGGAGGCTGTTGTCTCCTGTTATAGATGACCTGATGGGGGCTGCTCTGATCCCTGCGTCCCCAGAGGCCTGGGCCCCTTACCCTCTGTACACCACAGAGCTGACCCCAGCCATCTCACATGCTGCGTTCACCTACCcagctgccactgctgctgctgctgctgccctacATGCTCAGGTAAGCCCCTTTGGGTGGAGGAGTAGAAGGGCTCTGAGTTGGCCCTCCCAACTCAGACTTTGTACCTTCCTGGCCATGGGGCCACTCCTGTTCCTAGAGCCACAGAAGAACTGTTGTCTTTCAGGGTGATTTGAAGGGCTAGGCTCCAGGGATCTATAAGGATTGATATCTGACAGAGGGGAAGGAGAATATGAGCAGGGAGTTCATATAGAGACTGTAAGACAGAATGCTGGGAGTGCTGAGAGCCTAGCTGTGGCTCACAGCCCTCAACACAGCTGGCCAGGAGCCTGCCATGCTCTGCCCTGTTGCCCTGTGGTTGATAGGATCACAATTCCATTCCCAATCCGAGCCTGGTCTCTTGAGCCAGACCTGCCTCTGCCTGTCTTTATGAACTTCATCAAGCTTTTAAAGATTTCTCTGCCTCAATTTTTAATCACCTGGAAAATGAGAATACTATACTTTGCCTCAGGGTTGTGTGACAGTTTGATGTTAACAACAATGAAGTGCTAGAATTGTGTCTGGTTGTCCTAAGAGTTCTTGAGTGTTTGCTCCTGTGTTTATGAAGCCGGGCCATTTCCAGTCTTAGGTCAGGATAGAGGGAGCAGGTATTTCTTGGGGAGGGAGTTGGGGAGGGTGAGGACTTAGCCCAGAGGGCTCTGTGTCAAGTGCTGTGTCAGATGCCAGCCTCTGACCACCCAGGCCTTTACTCTGATCTGATTTTTGCTACAAGTACAGGCCTTGGACTATGCTACCAGGGATGTCTCACCTGCTGTGTATGTATGGAGAGTGGTCTGCACAGTAGCAATGACAGGAAGCTGCCAGGCGTGTGGACAGGATGCTGCCAAGGGGCAGTCTTGAGCCCACCTTAGCCTCTGATCAACCAAGTGACCAAGAGTTGAGCCTCAGAGGAGTGAGCTGGCCGGGGGGGATTTGCTGTGCTCTCAAGGGAGCACATAAAGGTAGGTGGCTTGGACCTGACCTAGGAAGTAGGGAGGAGACAAGGAGCGAAAGGACATGAGAAGCCAGGAGGGGAGAGCACAGGAAGCAGAAGCTGTAGGTGAGGGAAGCTAGGTGCTCTGCTGAAAGCTGAGTGCACATCCATCTTCAAGCCCTTTGAGGGGCTTAGTGACATTGAAGTTCACTAGTTCACAAGTTCAGGTTCAGGGACCACTACCTGAGCCAACTTTCCCCCAGCAGGGAATTCCTTGACTACAGCATCTTTTAATTGTACTAAAGGCAGAAATGTGGTTAGACTTGGCACTGTTCCCAGCTGAGTACCACAGAAAGTGCTAGAAAATTGATCAAAGAATAGAAAGATGGCATAGGTCTTCCCCCAGAGGAAAACCTTTGAAGGTTTGAGTGTTTTGCCACAAACCCGGTACTGTGGCAGGGATAGAGGTGGGGAGCAGGAAAGCCCATCCTGTGTGTCTGCCCAGGGCAGACCCACAATGCTCCACCGGGCTGGGCTGTTCAACTGCAGGGGCCTGTGAGGCACTGAAGGGATCACAGAACTAGTCTTACTGGGCTCCTCACCTCTTGTgctgtgtcctcatctgtaaaatgagagggtTGGACTGGACCAGGTGGAAAGGTTCTGCTTCATCCTGAGATGCTAGGCCATGACAGTTAGGGAGGCAGGAAGTAAGTCTGTCAAATGAATCAAGGAAGGCACCTCTGCCTGACTGGCTTGGAGGAACAGCATGCTGCTACCTATCACTGGGCTCCATGCCACAGAGCTGC
The Sciurus carolinensis chromosome 2, mSciCar1.2, whole genome shotgun sequence DNA segment above includes these coding regions:
- the Rbpms2 gene encoding RNA-binding protein with multiple splicing 2 isoform X1, whose translation is MSNLKPDGEHSTGTGTGSGSGTTLEEEVRTLFVSGLPVDIKPRELYLLFRPFKGYEGSLIKLTSRQPVGFVIFDSRAGAEAAKNALNGIRFDPENPQTLRLEFAKANTKMAKSKLMATPNPTNVHPALGAHFIARDPYDLMGAALIPASPEAWAPYPLYTTELTPAISHAAFTYPAATAAAAAALHAQVRWYPSSDTTQQGWKYRQFC
- the Rbpms2 gene encoding RNA-binding protein with multiple splicing 2 isoform X2, which gives rise to MSNLKPDGEHSTGTGTGSGSGTTLEEEVRTLFVSGLPVDIKPRELYLLFRPFKGYEGSLIKLTSRQPVGFVIFDSRAGAEAAKNALNGIRFDPENPQTLRLEFAKANTKMAKSKLMATPNPTNVHPALGAHFIARDPSATAAAAAALHAQVRWYPSSDTTQQGWKYRQFC